The following coding sequences are from one Canis lupus dingo isolate Sandy chromosome 21, ASM325472v2, whole genome shotgun sequence window:
- the LOC112641982 gene encoding serine/arginine repetitive matrix protein 1-like, giving the protein MRGLRPSPRSLSGQTDQPEETELGTRAQGTGRWRCSSMLLWKGFDLVPRILCEGEDPRQPNAEGIRPAQRRPRRPRRPPPLPEVPAGLWGPRARGGQRRLATASASANSWRRAAPPFLRPPAATSRLPRTSVRTRRKATPGAPSSGHPRKQ; this is encoded by the exons ATGAGGGGGCTGCGGCCGTCTCCGAGGAGCCTCTCCGGCCAAACGGACCAACCTGAAGAAACCGAACTCGGAACGCGGGCCCAGGGCACGGGCCGCTGGCGCTGCTCCTCGATGCTTCTCTGGAAGGGCTTCGACCTGGTGCCAAGGATCCTCTGTGAGGGGGAAGACCCTCGCCAGCCCAACGCCGAAGGGATCCGCCCCGCACagcgccgcccgcgccgcccgcgccgcccgccacCGCTGCCTGAAGTGCCTGCGGGACTCTGGGGTCCACGTGCACGCGGCGGACAGCGACGGCTGGCGACGGCGTCCGCGTCTGCAAACAGCTGGAGGCGAGCGGCGCCGCCATTTTTGCGTCCACCGGCAGCGACATCGAGACTGCCGCGGACGAGTGTGAGGACACGGAGGAAGGCGACCCCCGGGGCTCCCAGCTCCG GCCATCCCAGAAAACAGTGA